Proteins from one Amycolatopsis benzoatilytica AK 16/65 genomic window:
- the dxr gene encoding 1-deoxy-D-xylulose-5-phosphate reductoisomerase, giving the protein MTTSRSVLVLGSTGSIGTQTLDVAARNPHLFTIAGIAAGGSDPAALAAQALAHEVAAVAVTKPTAVEDLQLALYAEAQRRGYAKGEFRLPRILAGTDAVAQLIETVQVDVVLNALPGSQGLDPTLRALATGSTLALANKESLIAGGPLVLAAAKPGQLVPVDSEHSAMAQALRSGTGNEVARLVLTASGGPFRGRKRADLGEVTVEQAMAHPTWSMGPLITINSSTLVNKGLELIEASLLFGIEPARIDVTVHPQSIVHSMATFTDGSTIAQASPPDMRLPIALALNWPHRVPGAAQACSWDTAASWTFEPVDNEAFPAVELAREVGTAGGCLPAAYNAANEEAVAAFLDGRAGFLSIVDTIAQVVSDADEWRREPRDVADVFAAEQWARTRAAELLR; this is encoded by the coding sequence ATGACTACTTCGCGAAGCGTCCTCGTGCTGGGCTCCACCGGATCCATCGGAACCCAGACGCTCGATGTCGCCGCCCGCAACCCGCATCTGTTCACGATCGCCGGCATCGCGGCCGGCGGTTCCGACCCGGCGGCGCTCGCCGCGCAAGCGCTCGCGCACGAAGTAGCCGCAGTCGCCGTGACGAAGCCCACGGCGGTCGAAGACCTGCAGCTCGCGCTGTATGCGGAGGCTCAACGCCGGGGCTACGCGAAGGGCGAATTCCGCCTTCCGCGCATCCTCGCCGGCACTGACGCGGTGGCCCAGCTGATCGAGACCGTTCAGGTCGATGTGGTGCTCAACGCGCTGCCCGGCTCGCAGGGGCTCGACCCGACGCTGCGCGCGCTGGCCACCGGCTCGACGCTCGCCCTGGCCAACAAGGAATCCTTGATCGCCGGCGGACCGCTGGTGCTCGCCGCGGCGAAGCCGGGACAGCTGGTGCCGGTCGATTCCGAGCACTCGGCGATGGCGCAGGCGCTGCGGTCGGGCACCGGCAACGAGGTCGCGCGGCTGGTGCTCACCGCGTCCGGCGGGCCGTTCCGCGGCCGCAAGCGCGCGGACCTCGGCGAGGTGACCGTCGAGCAGGCGATGGCCCATCCGACCTGGTCGATGGGCCCGCTGATCACCATCAACTCCTCGACGCTGGTCAACAAGGGCCTGGAACTGATCGAGGCGTCGCTGCTGTTCGGCATCGAGCCGGCGCGGATCGACGTGACCGTGCACCCGCAGTCCATCGTGCACTCGATGGCCACCTTCACCGACGGGTCCACGATCGCCCAGGCCAGCCCGCCGGACATGCGGCTGCCGATCGCGCTCGCGCTGAACTGGCCGCATCGCGTCCCGGGCGCGGCGCAGGCATGTTCCTGGGACACCGCGGCGAGCTGGACCTTCGAACCGGTCGACAACGAGGCGTTCCCGGCGGTCGAGCTGGCCCGCGAGGTCGGCACGGCGGGCGGCTGCCTGCCGGCGGCCTACAACGCGGCGAACGAGGAGGCGGTGGCCGCCTTCCTGGACGGCAGGGCCGGCTTCCTGTCGATCGTGGACACCATCGCGCAGGTGGTGTCCGATGCGGACGAATGGCGTCGCGAGCCTCGCGACGTCGCCGACGTGTTCGCCGCGGAGCAGTGGGCCCGCACCCGGGCGGCTGAACTTCTCCGCTGA
- a CDS encoding M50 family metallopeptidase, which yields MLAYVIGVVLFALAICVSVALHEAGHMVTARMFGMRVRRYFVGFGPTVFSFRRGDTEYGLKAIPLGGFCDIAGMTALDEVTPEEAPRAMWRFKTWKRTVVMSAGSIAHFLIGFIVLFAMAATMGLPNVDQKPIVSTISDCVQNATTIDQVNNPVCKPGDPAPAKAAGLLPGDQIVSVAGKPTSTWPDMVTQVQAVSGPVPVVVERGGKQQTFTVDVPKVTRPDQKGGTQSVGAVGVGVAKSIHYSALGAFGGATSFTGDMFARTWDGLMAFPKRIPAVIHSIFGGQRDPDTPVSVVGASRLGGEAVEAGLWQVFLLLLASLNFFIGVFNLLPLLPMDGGHIAIVWYERVRDWIRGLRGKPAGGPVDYTKLSAITMVLIVIGGGVTLLTVTADIVNPIRLQ from the coding sequence GTGCTTGCCTATGTGATCGGCGTGGTGCTCTTCGCACTCGCGATCTGTGTCTCGGTCGCGTTGCACGAAGCAGGCCACATGGTCACCGCCCGGATGTTCGGGATGCGGGTCCGCCGGTACTTCGTCGGCTTCGGGCCGACGGTGTTCTCCTTCCGGCGCGGTGACACCGAATACGGACTCAAGGCGATCCCGCTCGGCGGGTTCTGCGACATCGCCGGGATGACCGCGCTGGACGAGGTCACGCCGGAGGAAGCGCCGCGGGCGATGTGGCGGTTCAAGACCTGGAAGCGCACGGTCGTGATGTCGGCCGGTTCGATCGCGCACTTCCTGATCGGCTTCATCGTGCTGTTCGCGATGGCGGCGACGATGGGCCTGCCCAACGTGGACCAGAAGCCGATCGTCTCGACGATCTCCGACTGCGTGCAGAACGCCACCACCATCGACCAGGTCAACAACCCGGTCTGCAAGCCCGGCGACCCGGCCCCGGCGAAGGCGGCCGGCCTGCTGCCCGGCGACCAGATCGTTTCCGTGGCCGGGAAGCCGACCTCGACCTGGCCGGACATGGTCACCCAGGTGCAGGCGGTGTCCGGGCCGGTGCCGGTCGTCGTGGAACGGGGCGGCAAGCAGCAGACCTTCACCGTCGACGTGCCCAAGGTGACCCGGCCGGACCAGAAGGGCGGCACCCAGTCGGTCGGCGCGGTCGGCGTCGGTGTGGCGAAGAGCATCCACTACAGCGCGCTCGGCGCGTTCGGCGGCGCGACCTCGTTCACCGGCGACATGTTCGCCCGCACCTGGGACGGCCTGATGGCCTTCCCGAAGCGCATCCCGGCGGTCATCCACTCGATCTTCGGCGGCCAGCGCGACCCGGACACCCCGGTCAGCGTGGTCGGCGCGAGCCGGCTCGGCGGCGAGGCGGTGGAGGCCGGGCTGTGGCAGGTGTTCCTGCTGCTGCTGGCCAGCCTGAACTTCTTCATCGGCGTGTTCAACCTGCTGCCGCTGCTGCCGATGGACGGCGGCCACATCGCGATCGTCTGGTACGAGCGGGTCCGTGACTGGATCCGCGGCCTGCGCGGCAAGCCCGCGGGCGGTCCGGTCGACTACACGAAGCTGTCCGCGATCACGATGGTGCTGATAGTCATCGGCGGCGGCGTCACGCTGCTGACGGTGACCGCCGACATCGTCAATCCGATCCGGCTGCAGTAG
- the ispG gene encoding flavodoxin-dependent (E)-4-hydroxy-3-methylbut-2-enyl-diphosphate synthase, which yields MTVALGMPALPPPVLAERRKTRQLMVGPVGVGSDHPISVQSMTTTLTSDVNATLQQIAELTAAGCDIVRVACPSADDAEALPAIAKKSQIPVIADIHFQPKYVFAAIEAGCAAVRVNPGNIRKFDDQVKEIAQAAKDHGTPIRIGVNAGSLDKRLLEKYGKATPEALAESALWEASLFAEHDFHDIKISVKHNDPVVMVRAYEILAQQCDYPLHLGVTEAGPAFQGTIKSAVAFGALLRQGIGDTIRVSLSAPPVEEVKVGTQILQSLNLRPRKLEIVSCPSCGRAQVDVYTLADQVTAGLEGMEVPLRVAVMGCVVNGPGEAREADLGVASGNGKGQIFVKGEVIKTVPEHAIVETLIEEAMRIAEESGETIGEGAPSVTVG from the coding sequence GTGACCGTCGCGCTAGGTATGCCCGCTCTGCCCCCGCCCGTTCTCGCCGAGCGCCGCAAGACCCGCCAGCTGATGGTGGGCCCGGTCGGGGTCGGCAGCGACCACCCGATCTCGGTGCAGTCGATGACGACGACCCTGACGTCGGACGTGAACGCGACCCTGCAGCAGATCGCCGAACTGACCGCGGCCGGCTGCGACATCGTGCGCGTCGCGTGCCCGTCCGCGGACGACGCCGAGGCGCTGCCCGCGATCGCGAAGAAGTCCCAGATCCCGGTGATCGCGGACATCCACTTCCAGCCGAAGTACGTGTTCGCCGCGATCGAGGCGGGCTGTGCGGCGGTGCGCGTGAACCCGGGCAACATCCGGAAGTTCGACGACCAGGTCAAGGAGATCGCGCAGGCCGCGAAGGACCACGGCACCCCGATCCGGATCGGCGTGAACGCGGGTTCGCTGGACAAGCGCCTGCTGGAGAAGTACGGCAAGGCGACGCCCGAGGCGCTGGCGGAGTCGGCGCTGTGGGAAGCGTCGCTGTTCGCGGAGCATGATTTCCACGACATCAAGATCTCGGTGAAGCACAACGACCCGGTCGTGATGGTGCGTGCGTACGAGATCCTGGCGCAGCAGTGCGACTACCCGCTGCACCTCGGCGTGACCGAGGCCGGCCCGGCCTTCCAGGGGACGATCAAGTCGGCGGTCGCGTTCGGCGCGCTGCTGCGGCAGGGCATCGGCGACACGATCCGGGTGTCGCTGTCCGCGCCGCCGGTGGAAGAGGTCAAGGTCGGGACGCAGATCCTGCAGTCGCTGAACCTCCGGCCGCGCAAGCTGGAGATCGTGTCGTGCCCGTCGTGCGGACGCGCGCAGGTGGACGTGTACACCCTGGCGGACCAGGTCACGGCCGGTCTGGAGGGCATGGAGGTCCCGCTGCGGGTCGCCGTGATGGGCTGCGTGGTCAACGGGCCCGGCGAGGCGCGGGAGGCGGACCTCGGGGTGGCGTCCGGGAACGGCAAGGGCCAGATTTTCGTGAAGGGCGAGGTCATCAAGACGGTCCCGGAGCACGCGATCGTGGAGACGCTGATCGAAGAGGCGATGCGCATCGCGGAGGAGTCCGGCGAGACGATCGGCGAGGGTGCGCCCAGCGTCACCGTGGGGTGA
- a CDS encoding DUF2891 domain-containing protein, which produces MTSWTEERAALLTAHARGFAETALTNVVREYPHYESHWRVDDRPVPAIRQLHPCFYGSFDWHSCVEMFWVLARLLRRHSDLVPAAEIREFLNGHLTAPALAAEAGYFAPDHHRTTQRPYGWSALLALTMETVGWDDPDAARWCAALQSLSAVFVERFLEWLPRAGYPCRYGLHANSAFGLSRTLPYAQWLAARGEPGLLEVVTETALRWFGSDRDYPGAWEPSGADFLSPALAEAELLSQLLPAGDFRAWLDDFLPGPSPAALFTPAEVTDSSDGLTAHLHGLNLHRAWCWQRIAQALPAPRAALEEASRAHAHAALPQVTGGPYAVEHFLAYYALLLLSDA; this is translated from the coding sequence ATGACCAGCTGGACCGAAGAACGAGCCGCCCTGCTGACCGCGCACGCCCGGGGCTTCGCGGAAACCGCGCTGACCAACGTCGTGCGCGAGTACCCGCACTACGAAAGCCATTGGCGCGTTGACGACCGCCCGGTTCCCGCCATCCGTCAGCTGCACCCGTGCTTCTACGGCAGCTTCGACTGGCATTCGTGCGTCGAGATGTTCTGGGTACTGGCGCGGTTGCTGCGCAGGCACTCCGATCTGGTCCCGGCCGCGGAGATCCGCGAGTTCCTCAACGGACACCTGACCGCACCAGCGTTGGCAGCCGAGGCCGGGTACTTCGCTCCGGATCACCACCGGACGACGCAGCGCCCGTACGGCTGGTCCGCGCTGCTGGCCTTGACGATGGAGACGGTCGGCTGGGACGACCCGGATGCCGCTCGATGGTGCGCCGCGCTGCAATCGCTGAGCGCGGTGTTCGTGGAGCGTTTTCTGGAATGGCTGCCACGGGCTGGGTATCCGTGCCGGTACGGGCTGCATGCGAACAGTGCGTTCGGCCTCTCGCGCACGCTGCCCTATGCCCAGTGGCTAGCCGCTCGCGGGGAGCCGGGATTGCTGGAGGTTGTTACCGAGACGGCGCTGCGCTGGTTTGGCTCAGACCGGGACTACCCCGGTGCTTGGGAGCCTTCTGGGGCGGACTTCCTGTCCCCCGCGTTGGCGGAGGCGGAGCTGTTGAGCCAGTTGCTTCCAGCGGGCGACTTCCGTGCCTGGTTGGACGACTTCCTGCCCGGTCCGTCGCCCGCGGCACTGTTCACCCCGGCGGAAGTGACCGATTCTTCCGACGGCCTGACGGCTCACCTGCACGGACTCAACCTGCACCGGGCTTGGTGCTGGCAACGCATCGCGCAGGCCTTGCCCGCCCCGCGCGCCGCCCTGGAGGAAGCTTCCCGCGCCCACGCGCACGCGGCATTGCCACAGGTCACGGGCGGCCCGTACGCCGTCGAGCATTTCCTGGCTTATTACGCCTTGCTCTTGCTCAGCGACGCCTGA
- a CDS encoding cupin domain-containing protein has translation MHPEILAQPGYTAIRTDDAPVKELFPGIRLRPLWTGENGAHANVVEFDPGSSWPERDLHEPGPEEVFVVSGVFHDGARDYPAGTFLHAPGGSWHVPASATGCTLFVFYPEG, from the coding sequence ATGCACCCTGAAATCCTTGCTCAGCCGGGGTATACGGCGATCCGGACCGACGACGCCCCGGTGAAAGAACTGTTCCCCGGCATCCGGTTGCGCCCGCTGTGGACCGGCGAGAACGGCGCGCACGCGAACGTGGTCGAGTTCGACCCGGGCAGCTCGTGGCCGGAACGCGACCTGCACGAACCCGGGCCAGAAGAGGTTTTCGTCGTGTCCGGCGTCTTCCACGACGGCGCGCGGGATTATCCGGCCGGGACTTTCTTGCACGCACCGGGCGGATCCTGGCACGTCCCGGCCTCGGCGACCGGATGCACACTGTTCGTGTTCTATCCGGAGGGTTGA
- a CDS encoding GlxA family transcriptional regulator has product MHRVMALVRPVQSTFELGCGAEVFGTVREGVPQHYEFDVCTENPGPVPTSAGYPMHVSNGLAALKTADTILIPGWLPVETPLSPRVRKALLRAHERGARLVTICSGVFALAQTGLLDGRSATTHWARAERLQREFPEVRVEPDVLYLDHGDVATSAGAGAGIDLCLHLVRRDHGAAHAALVARHMVLPTHREGGQVQYAPPQAPADTLDGLLEWAGQRLETPLSVEALAAWLRISPRTLARRFAEQLGTSPGAWLLARRVAEARRLLEETELPVDAIAARVGLASAVNLRRRFRARVGTTPGAYRRAFRLR; this is encoded by the coding sequence ATGCATCGCGTGATGGCTCTGGTGCGTCCGGTGCAGTCGACGTTCGAACTCGGCTGCGGCGCGGAGGTATTCGGCACCGTCCGCGAAGGCGTGCCGCAGCACTACGAATTCGACGTGTGCACCGAGAATCCCGGTCCGGTCCCGACGTCGGCCGGGTACCCGATGCATGTGTCCAATGGATTGGCGGCGCTCAAAACCGCCGACACGATCCTCATCCCGGGCTGGCTCCCGGTCGAAACGCCGTTGTCTCCGCGAGTGCGCAAGGCGCTGCTGCGCGCGCACGAACGCGGCGCACGTCTGGTGACCATCTGCTCCGGCGTGTTCGCGCTGGCCCAGACCGGACTGCTGGACGGCCGGTCCGCGACGACGCACTGGGCGCGGGCCGAGCGGCTGCAGCGGGAATTCCCGGAGGTACGGGTGGAGCCGGATGTGCTTTACCTGGACCACGGCGACGTCGCCACCAGCGCCGGTGCCGGCGCGGGGATCGATCTGTGCCTGCATCTGGTCCGGCGTGACCACGGTGCGGCGCACGCGGCGCTGGTCGCGCGGCACATGGTGCTGCCGACGCATCGCGAAGGCGGGCAAGTCCAGTACGCGCCGCCGCAGGCGCCCGCGGACACATTGGACGGTCTGCTGGAGTGGGCCGGACAGCGGCTGGAAACCCCGCTGTCAGTGGAGGCGTTGGCCGCCTGGCTCAGGATTTCCCCTCGGACGCTGGCCCGCCGGTTCGCCGAGCAGCTCGGGACGAGTCCGGGCGCGTGGCTGCTGGCCCGCCGCGTGGCCGAGGCGAGGCGGCTGCTGGAGGAAACCGAACTGCCGGTCGACGCGATCGCGGCGCGGGTCGGGCTGGCGTCGGCGGTGAATCTGCGCCGCCGGTTCCGGGCGCGGGTCGGGACGACGCCGGGGGCGTACCGGAGAGCGTTCCGGCTGCGGTAA